The Brassica napus cultivar Da-Ae chromosome C1, Da-Ae, whole genome shotgun sequence DNA segment tatagcTGACATAAATTTCACGAAGATCAACGGGGGCTAGTAACGCTTTTAATTAAGTTAGATTTTCTATGATTAAATACTTTCTTTTACCATCATAATAAAGCTTTGGCTATTTATATGCATGACATATGAGAACAAATCACACAGATCAGTATACAAGCCCTGGAGCGTTATTGTTTTTTCCTCTCTCCTTCACATTTCAGAGTTAGTAAACAAATCAAATGGCTCCAACGATCAGAACCCTCGCGAAATACAAGTCTGACCATACTACTACTCTGTCGATTTCTTTGGAGAAGATTTGACAGTCACTCTAACCAAGAGTACTCCTCAGACATTAGACGATGGATCCGAGATGTCGTCTTCCGTCACCGTCGTTCACGCTCTTGTCACCCTCTTATCGTTGGAGTCGGCGTCAACTGGGCACCACATTGGTATTTCTCAGCGCCGCCGTGTCACTACCGTCCTGTGGATACTCTCCAGTTATGCGTGGGAACATCGTGTCTCATCATCCAGCTCTCTTACTGTAATTAAGCGTGTCCCCGACATCATTCCAAGGTTCCTTACGGATCCAAACACAATTTTTGTCGGTATTAGGAACAGTCAAGACGCGAAGAGGCTAGCACGAACTAGACATCAGTGGAGATTGGAGAACTTCTTGACGCAGGGATGTATGTCGTGGATTCACAAGGCAGGAGTCTGAGGGGTCGTTCGTTTGAGGAGATTGTTGAGAAATGTATGGGGTTTCGAGGAGTGAAGCTTGATCGGGGGATAAGCAGGAGTGATTGGAGTTGTTGAGTACTTAGCAATGATCAGATACTTCAGGGTGTAGGAGTAGATGCTTATGTTTGCTTCAAGCTTGGTGTTTCTGCTCGTTTATGGCAAGGTAAGTTTTAAGAGATGTATCGAAGTAAAAAATGTGCTGAATCGTTGATCTTTCTTCTTGTTTAGGTTGTGGAAAATAAAAACTGGAATATTNNNNNNNNNNNNNNNNNNNNNNNNNNNNNNNNNNNNNNNNNNNNNNNNNNNNNNNNNNNNNNNNNNNNNNNNNNNNNNNNNNNNNNNNNNNNNNNNNNNNTTAACTTCTGATGCTACTATTAAACCCTTAAATAACATACCAAAGAAATAATTAAGTTGCAGTCTTCGATTCATACAATAAACGGAAACAGGAAGAAGACTTGGATAACAGAAAGAGCATTTTTTCTAGACAACCGCTAAATGCTGCTACTCTATATTTGTCCTACTTTGTGCTGCTTAGCCCTCTTTCGTCATAATCTTCCTCGTCCTCGTCCTCGTCTATCCTCTTACCCAAACTTGCTAACTGTGTTGGATCGATCTTGCCCAACTCCATAGGCCAGCCTGGATATTCTTCTGAGGTCGTAGCTTTGTCTGCAGCTGGGACTGGTGCCGGTTTGGTTTCGTTTAGGTCGAGGGATTCAGCGTTGAGGTCAATGTCAATGCCTTCTTTTGGATTTTGAAGTTGCTGCTTGGTGTCTTCTTTTGATGCTGCAATGTCGCCATCGACATCCTTCTTCTCGTTCTCTTGTGGTGATGACGCTGACACATGCATCTGGTTACTGTCTTGAGGAGGTGGCTGTTCCGCCATGGCGGTCTCAAGCTCCACCTCGCGGTTCAGATTTTCTCTTTCGGCTGCTTTAGCAGCTCGTCAAccgcgacctcttcctcgtcctctcCCTCTACTACCCCTGCCACTGGGCTTAGCATTCCCCACCTCTTGCTGCAATAATAAGCCCAATGCCAACAACAGTGTTGAATGGATGTTAGTGCTCCACACCAATAGACATTAAATGAAGTAACTAAGAAGAACATGAGCTCACTGTTTTGCTTTTCTTATTTTCCTCGTCGCTGTCATTCACTTCGTCACTGATCGGCTTCCTGATTTAAATAAACCATTTCGATTCAGCTTGCTACTGGCTTATATCAATTAAATAACCAGAGTATACGGAGCCAGGAGGTCCAACCTTCTCTTGGAGATGGTGCGATCATCCATGGTAACGTCACCAGTCCCATGGGCCTGCCCTTGCGCTTGGCCGTAGTCAGGAACCTTGCTCACAACTTCCCTCAGAAAATCAAACACGTTATATCTTTCCACACAGTGTTTTCTGTAAACAACAAAACAAGTTCAATAAACGTGGATGCAGTAGTTGCATCACCAAACACCGTATGAAGAAAAAGAGCAAAATGTACTTTAAACACACAAATATGTGGTATAAAGTTCTGTAACATCAACAACATCCTCTAGGTGTTGGACGCAGTCAAAATAGGACCAATAACTTGGAAGCTCTTCCGCTTAACAACATCACCTCAACCAGAATATTAATAGTTACAACATCTAAAATGCATTCATGCTCTTTAGGCAGTAGCGACATTTGTTAGCATGCAGAAGGATCAAAAAACAAAGTTTAAGCAATCAGTTGCTACAGGTGCAAAGAGCTGACGGTCTTGGCTCCTCTCTCGAGGGTAATCTCATACGTGCGATCGCAAAGGTCTTGCAAGAACAATTCCAAAGATTTTGCTGCAGTAACAGAACATGAAATTAAGCAAAAAGGTCTCCCAACCAAACAACTGCCTTAAAACTGAAGTAAAACAAAATGACTCACAGACTAGGACAGGCACTGCCAAAGCAATCTTGCCAACATCCTCATCAGCTTGCATAATCTTTTTAATACGAGCCTGAAAATGAAAAATCATTGTATACAAACGTAATACATTAACACACAACGGAAAGTTCAGTTCTTTGAATAATCCTATCGTCAACACTAtactaactttttaaaaaaaaaaaaaaaacaattcgtGTATGTATATTCATTCCATGCTCAACTAATGACAATAGTCCTCTTTATAAACACTATCTTTATCTTATCCAATTAAAATGGGGGAAATTGATTGCTAGGTCAACCAATTTCATCAGAAATGACATTACTTAATCTAAACAACTTGGTCTTAGAAGAAACACGATCCAAAAAGGTCATCAATCGTAGACGAGAAAAAACTTACAGCTGGGAAGCGAGTATCGAGCTTCTTCCTCATGATTTTGAAATCCCCCAATCAAGAGAACACGCCAAATCCCACCACAGCAGAAGAGACAGAGCAAACcgatggggggggggggggggggggggggatccTAAATACAGAAACTCCTTTACTAAAATCGGAAAGTTATTCTTCGTCTATGGGACACTGCCAGATCCGGCGACGGCGGTTTCCTTTGTTCCTACTATCTCTCCTCCTCGATTGAATTAAGATTAAATTTaagtttataaaacaaaagGTTTGGgtcaaaagaaagaaagcaaaaaaaaggtggtaaattaaaagttataatatttAGTTAGTTGGCAGATTGACTAATCCGATTGTTTGGAAACATCTAACCATACACATGGTTAGTTATTATTGGATTACACAAGACTTACGCGTCACAGGACTATTATTCTAAAATCTTCATCCACTTTTTTTAAAGGATAAATTAGATCATAATCCGCGCAACCACgcgaatttttgtttttatttatttttatataaatatttagttttcaattctaaattggtatatattatactccctccgtttcaatatagatgatgttttagaatgattattttgtttcaatttacatgaaattttgatattttaaagttaactttaactttattggaacatgttcaaccaattagattttaactttaacatatggaggtataacATAACAACGTTAAattatatctttttaatttatactttctataaatctaattgatcatctattgtttaaatccaattattgatagccatAAAAGTTTCTGGTAgccctaaaatttaaataataagattaaagattaaatgtaacataacTTTCTAGAAataggtccatttttaaaaaaatcacacatgaattaaagttgtgacttctgttttaatatataagatggatAATGCATCTTTGTATCTTTGTTGAGGGAGATATATCCCTGACCAGAAATATATACTcctctattattattataaaggTGTTctcatatttctttttttttggtaatatgtTTAATTTCGTACCACTTTCAAAAGTACATGCTGTGCAGCTTAGTGagcgaaaacataaaaacacaAACCACCCACAACAAGAAACAGAGggaaaaataaagaagagtCGAGGAGAGTCAAGGAGGGTGGGTGCATGCGAAGAAGAACTGAAGAATGGATGGCTGGATCGAGAGGAGCCAGTCCCTTATTTGTCTATCAACTGCAGAGCAAATAGAGATAGCAGTAGTCGAGAATGAAGTAAATACCTATGAGTTACATGGGTCTTCCACTGATGACACAGGTTATGCGGCAACAAGACTATCTCCCTCTCATTGAGAAAATTCGAGGTAGAATAAACACTTGGACTAGCCGCTTCCTCTCCTATGCCGGAAGGTTGCAACTGATCTAGTATGTGCTTATGAGTATAGTAAACTTCTGGGCCTCTGCATTCAGACTCCCAAACAAATGTCTGGAAGAAATAGAACGGCTCTGTTCTCCATTCTTATGGACTGGTCCGGAGCTCAAGTCCACAGGCGTAAAACAAGCTTGGAAAGAGATCTGCTTGACTAAGAGCGAGGAAGGTTTGGGTATAAGACCGCTTAAAGAAGTTAATCTGGTCTACAATCTAAAGCTTATATGGAGAATGCTCTGAGGGAAGTCTCTTTGGGGGGACTGGATAAAGCACAACTTGCTTAGAAAGAGAAGTTTTTGGGAAGTAAATGGAAATACTCAAGCAGGGTCTTGGATGTGGAAGAAAATGCTTAAGCTACGTGATGTAGCTAAGTCTTTCTACATGAAGACCGTAGGCAATGGGAGACATACTTCATTTTGGTACGATCGATGGTCTGACCTAGGAGTATTAATGGATGTACTGGGATAGAGAGAGGTCTAATAGACTTGGGTATTAGAAGAGATGCCACTGTGGAGGATGTCCTTCGACTCCTCGAAGAAGAATGAGGCATCGTTCGCGCATGCTGAAAGATATTGAAAGGGCCCTGGACTCTTTTAGAGATCAACTGAACACTGCAGAGGATGATTTCGACATGTGGAGACGATCATCTGGCTACAAACCAAAATTTTTGATACAAGAGACTTTGTTGCTTCTTTGGCCGAAAGGTATATGGTTCTCGCAGGCTACCCCAAAGTTTGCTTTCATGGCTTGGCTTGCAACTAGGGGAAGACTATCTACCATGGATCGGGTTTCTCAATGGAGTCAAGGCATTGACACAAGTTGTGTCTTATGCAAGAACACTCCAGAATCCCAGAACCATCTTTTCTTCGAGTGTTCCTTCTCAGCTCAAGTTTGGGAGCATCTAGTCAAAGGTATATTGCAGAACTCATACACTGCAGAATGGACTGGTATTAAGATATTGCTTGTTGATCGGAATCTGGAGAGATACAAGTTGTTATGTACTCGATACGCCTTCCAAGCCGCTGTCTATGCGATATGGAGAGAACGCAATAGGCGCATGCATGGAGAACCACCGCTGCCCACTCAAGCTCTGATGAAGCTTGTTGATAAAGGTATGCGAAACAAACTCAGCTTAATAAAACTACATGGATGGAAGAGATTTGAAGgcattttgcagttttggtttGCTACAAGAGTGTAAATAGAGTACAGATTAGGAGTGGTAAACGAGTAGCGGAGTTCCATCTTTAAACATAGGATGCACTTGATATAAAGAGGTTTTTggtgaataaaatttaacacattaaaaaaaagaaagaatgaagCAAATATTTTCCTATTCCTTTCTTTCCAAATTAAGTAGATGGGATGATTGGAACATGGGATTGATAATACACCTAGCCTGAGGTGAAGAAGAGTTTCTGGCCAAActgacctaaaaaaaaaaagaactcatcAAATTATTTTTGGGTAGATCCGTAAAtactgaaattttaatttaaatcagTAATTccgagaaaaaaatgaaataaactaaactaaaatcaGTACATATATTGGGGTTAACTCGAGATGGTAGGCTAAACCTTGACTACATGCATTTCAAAATTAACTGATATCCATTACACAGAAATCAACGGCAATATTTTGCTCCCGAGTACAACACTATAAAAAGCATCCAGTAGATATATAGCAAAATTAAATACCCAGCGACTGTAACAATAAGAAAATACAAGTGTTGGAGTCTCACCACACACACTTTGATTACTCCAGTGAGGAATTAAAGATAATTAACCTAAATCAAATAGAATAATAGATTAATGTAGTGCATATGTCAAACACGTGACCCTTGAAAAAGGCAATCACGTTCATTGTAAACTATACAATATGAATaggaaataattataaaaaaaagaataggaAATAATTAAGTTAGCTTTTCTATGATTAAATAATTTCCTTTTATCGTCATAAGACTTtagctatatatatgtatgccATATGAGAACACATCACAGGGATCAATTAATATGGCTCCAACGATAAAAACCATTGGGGAATACAAGACTCACCAAGATTATTTCGTCGATTTCTTTGGAGACAATTTGTTAGTCACTCAAACCGAGACACCCTCCGTCATCAGGCGATGGATCCGAGACGTCGTCTACCGTCACCGTCGCTCGCGTTCTTCTCACCCTCTCGTCGTTGGAGTCGGCGTCCAGTGGACACCGTCATGGTACTTCTCACCACCGGCGTACGACCGTCCAGCGGATACACTCCAGCTATGCGTGGGAACATCAGTTCTCATCGTCCAGCTCTCTTACTGTCAGCGCGTCCCCAACATCCTTCGACGTTTCCTCACGAATCCCGACACGACTTTTGTCGGTTTCTGGAACAGCCAAGACGTGAGAAAGCTGGAAATAACGAGACACCAGTTGGAGATTGGAGAGCTTCTTGATGTAAGGAAGTACGTCGCAGATCAACAAGGTAGGAGTCTGAGGGGTCGTTCGTTTGAGGGGATTGTTGAGGAATGTATGGGGCTTGAAGGAGTGAAGCTAGATCGGAAGATAAGCAAGAGTGATTGGAGTGTTGACTACCTCAGCAAAGAGCAGTTAGTTCAGGTGTCAGTAGATGCTTATGTTTCTTTCAAGCTCGGTGTTGATGCTCGTTTATGGCAAGTTTGAAGACATGTATCAAGAGGAATACTATGTCCTGAATCTTTAGTCTTTACTCTTTTGTTAGATTGtcgaaaaagaaaaatgttatCACTCGTTAATTTCTTCCATGAGGTAAtaagattataaatatataactaaatgtCCTTGATATCATCCATCTTGCAGCGTTTTACACAAGATGAGTAAGGTATAAAGTATTAGTAGAACTGTGCAATAGGACACTGTCAcgctaacaaacaaaaaagacacTGTAACGATGGTCGGAGAGAAACAAGGTCTGTTACGGTACTCGGTAGCGTGTCCTAGATAAGCCAAATGCAGGACGCCATACAGATGCATACAGTGATCGTACAAGAGGCGTGAGAGATGCGAAAGTCTTGCCTAAAATGCATCTGAAGTTCTCAACCGTCCAAAAttgaacaacttttttttttctttttttacggGATAAATTGATAGTGTATTTGTATTTGTTGTTGCATATGCTTCaccagaaatatatatatatatatatatatttatccaataatattatatagatattttctttttttcttgggtCAGAATTctcagaaaattttaaatttgaaagttATCGTTATTTTTTTGGGAGgggataatttttaaaatttaatcagcaATTGCCGaaatagtaaataaaaaaatttaaaaaatatcagtaATTACTTTGGGGTTGGAGTAGATGACTCGATAGTGTGATAAGCTAAACCTAGCCTACATGCATcccaaccgttcaaatatagcTGACATAAATTTCACGAAGATCAACGGGGGCTAGTAACGCTTTTAATTAAGTTAGATTTTCTATGATTAAATACTTTCTTTTACCATCATAATAAAGCTTTGGCTATTTATATGCATGACATATGAGAACAAATCACACAGATCAGTATACAAGCCCTGGAGCGTTATTGTTTTTTCCTCTCTCCTTCACATTTCAGAGTTAGTAAAACAAATCAAATGGCTCCAACGATCAGAACCCTCGCGAAATACAAGTCTGACCATACTACTACTCTGTCGATTTCTTTGGAGAAGATTTGACAGTCACTCTAACCAAGAGTACTCCCTCAGACATTAGACGATGGATCCGAGATGTCGTCTTCCGTCACCGTCGTTCACGCTCTTGTCACCCTCTTATCGTTGGAGTCGGCGTCAACTGGGCACCACATTGGTATTTCTCAGCGCCGCCGTGTCACTACCGTCCTGTGGATACTCTCCAGTTATGCGTGGGAACATCGTGTCTCATCATCCAGCTCTCTTACTGTAATTAAGCGTGTCCCCGACATCATTCCAAGGTTCCTTACGGATCCAAACACAATTTTTGTCGGTATTAGGAACAGTCAAGACGCGAAGAGGCTAGCACGAACTAGACATCAGTTGGAGATTGGAGAACTTCTTGACGCAGGGATGTATGTCGTGGATTCACAAGGCAGGAGTCTGAGGGGTCGTTCGTTTGAGGAGATTGTTGAGAAATGTATGGGGTTTCGAGGAGTGAAGCTTGATCGGGGGATAAGCAGGAGTGATTGGAGTGTTGAGTACCTTAGCAATGATCAGATACTTCAGGTGTCAGTAGATGCTTATGTTTGCTTCAAGCTTGGTGTTTCTGCTCGTTTATGGCAAGTTAAGTTTTAAGAGATGTATCGAAGTAACAAAATGTGCTGAATCGttgatctttcttcttttgttaggTTGTGGAAAATAAAAACTGTTATTCACTCGCTGATTTCTTCTATAATAAGATTAGATGGGATAATGGTATACATGAATCTTACAGAACTTGATATATTTTGAGATTCCATTCGAaatcatttgttatttagaaattttagtttttactgaTTTTGTGAttctattaattttgtttttttttctaaaattcgTTTTAtcattggtatatatatattttcctattttactcataaactaatataattaatcaaaataaagAGGCATTTAGGGAATATTCAAAATCTGATAACGTCTTTGGAACGAAAACCGTATATTCAAAATGTACCAAAGGAATATATCGTTAGAAAACTACGGAATGCGTTATAGTTTTATATGTGTCAGATAATTGTTTCCGAGTAAGGTACGTAAGATAAGTGTTGTAGATATTATGCAATAGGACAATGACACAATAGTATATTGATATAGTTGGCCATGGCCCATGGAGGGAAACATGGTCTGCTATATATGGTAGCGTGTCCTAAATAAACCCAATTCAGGAAGTTATATACGGTGATAGTACAAGAGACGTTACAAGACGACTAATCAATGTAATTTTAACATTTACCAAATTTATACTGGATATAGGCATAAAAAATCCATTTATATAAAAACCAAATAagctataaattattaaaatacttaGATAATTCTAACTAATTaagataaatttcaaaataagtaataaactaaataatcaaaatatttggaacatATCTAAATATCTATCTAGAGTACCCATCTATCTGCATCATATAGCCATTAATCATCATCAAATtgttccataaaaaaaaaaagccattaATCAAATCATATACATGGTAAGGGTTGAGTTGAGTTTTAAAATTCTTAGTTCGATTTAGAAAGATCACCGATCCTAACAAATTAGTCCATTAACGATCATAATCTGATAAATATACGAAAAATATTCTTCTTTACGTTCTTAACTTTTGAAACCTTTCACCAAATCGCATACTAAGGACCTGATGACGTGACATTACATGCTTCTTAAGTATGAACCGCCCGATTATAACTGTACAAATGCATCCAAAGATCAAACGGTGAAAACGTTTAATGTACGGGTACATGATAAAACATATACACGAGGACTATAATAACTGTCGCAAGTTATCACACTCACCAAGAGCACTCCGTCGATTTCTTCGGAAACGAGCTGACCGTCACCGTAGCTCCGGCTTCCTCCGTTATCACCCGATGTATCGACAACGTCCTGTTCTGAACTGTTGAAATATGATGCCTTTTTTCATATAGGGTATTGGCCCATCAAGAAGCGTATTGTTCCTTTGATCAAGTAAATGTCCCTCTAATCAGTTTTCTCATAAAAATCCATATTTTAATCCTACAAAGACAAAGATTATTTCATTCTGTAAGTGAATTATTACAAAAGAAGAGATGATATAAACTTTGAAAAACAGAGAAGTTATATGTTTCGTGAAAATCATTGTAAAAGAGTTTTAGATAATTAACTTACAATCCGTTATCAGGAATTTTCATATTAGGTCCTAACTACAATCACAAAAGTGAGATGAACGtttttttttcactaaaaattaaagttaccTAAAGTTTTTCTCTATATCGTTCTCtcactttttatttgttttcataaatATACTTGAATTTCAAATCACTTAATTTATTTGAGttacaaagaaagaaatatatgattttgtttAACAAGTACATGtgcaattatattttatatttgataaactAAAATAACTATGCTAAACAAACACTAGTTAGAACAACCAAGGTATCATACTAGAGTTAGGAAAAAATAAGCtaatgaaagttttattttattttatatagttagaataatataacaaaccattattttataatacatCATATAAAACAAAAGATTCAATCAAGATAACTAAATCGCGTGGTCGTGAGATGATGAAGGACTTTCAACTTTAGCAGAACATCTGTTCCAAACCTCAATAGTTTTGAAAGAAACTTGAGAAGCCAAGCGTTTGAGTTGATACAATCGAAACATGAACTTTCTAATCTCCATGTAGCATTCTTTTCCAGCTCTTACTACCATCAAACAACACTCTCTTGAAACAGGTTTGTTCGTAAGAATCTCTCTAAGAACATCTTCATTACATTCCGAAATACCACTGGGCCCCATCTTATCAGCACAGGTTCCGAGATACGTTTTGTATTTTGGTGGGAGGTTCTCtaacatataaatattgtaCTCCTGCGAAGCCGGCGATAATGCATCCAATGTATCAAACTCACCGGGATTGACTAGTGGTTTATCATCAACATCTTCTTGGCCCAAACATGGATACACACATGACACTAAAGTGTTGATTATGAAAAATGTCATAAAAATTGTCTTAGTGTCCATTTTGTAtgattaattttttacttattgttTGATTTTTATTCTCCTCTTACCATGATatctaaatgtatatatatagtaatcaAATGGTTTTGAATGTTATTGATAGTGActgtattaattaataaaataacatttttagttgttttgaaataacataatttcttttattactTTAGTTAACTCTaagattaacatttttaaattaatttctatGTTTCAAGCAttgatagttaatttaataCTCACTATGTTTCATGtgtctttaaattttttgcatAACgacatttataattattaaatatttttaaagaataaaattacaCCAATATAAACCTTTAGAGTAGTGTTTCACTTAAGTAAAATATTGTAACTAATGGAAACATGGATCTATGTTTCTTGAAAAAT contains these protein-coding regions:
- the LOC125580321 gene encoding protein DOWN-REGULATED IN DIF1 11-like; translation: MDTKTIFMTFFIINTLVSCVYPCLGQEDVDDKPLVNPGEFDTLDALSPASQEYNIYMLENLPPKYKTYLGTCADKMGPSGISECNEDVLREILTNKPVSRECCLMVVRAGKECYMEIRKFMFRLYQLKRLASQVSFKTIEVWNRCSAKVESPSSSHDHAI
- the LOC125580320 gene encoding uncharacterized protein LOC125580320 translates to MPYENTSQGSINMAPTIKTIGEYKTHQDYFVDFFGDNLLVTQTETPSVIRRWIRDVVYRHRRSRSSHPLVVGVGVQWTPSWYFSPPAYDRPADTLQLCVGTSVLIVQLSYCQRVPNILRRFLTNPDTTFVGFWNSQDVRKLEITRHQLEIGELLDVRKYVADQQGRSLRGRSFEGIVEECMGLEGVKLDRKISKSDWSVDYLSKEQLVQVSVDAYVSFKLGVDARLWQV
- the LOC111212054 gene encoding uncharacterized protein LOC111212054, whose amino-acid sequence is MLKDIERALDSFRDQLNTAEDDFDMWRRSSGYKPKFLIQETLLLLWPKGIWFSQATPKFAFMAWLATRGRLSTMDRVSQWSQGIDTSCVLCKNTPESQNHLFFECSFSAQVWEHLVKGILQNSYTAEWTGIKILLVDRNLERYKLLCTRYAFQAAVYAIWRERNRRMHGEPPLPTQALMKLVDKGMRNKLSLIKLHGWKRFEGILQFWFATRV